Within the Caldisericota bacterium genome, the region TTCCTTTTGAATCAACTGCTGCACCAATAGGGTTCATCAGTCGCCCTTCAGCCTTTATATCAAAATCCATTCTTTGCACATAACTTCCATCCGCCGCAAACTCCGTGAGCCTTGTCCCACTAGGATAACCAAACGGATTGCCAGGATTGTGAAAATAGCCAGCATCATACGCAAACACACTGCCAGCCGCATTCACTGCAACACCGGCAGGAGTAAAGAAAGAACCGTTGGGCTGTGGATATTTAGTAGCCCTGCTGCCAAAGTTCATTATAAATTCGCCTTTTGAATCAAACTTTTCTATAACAGGATGCATCGGACTTCCTAATCCTCTGTCCACGACATAGATATTACCGCTGGCGTCAATTGCAACATCAAAGGGATACACAAACTCCCCGTCGCTTCCACCTTTGCCACCAAACGACAAAATATCGTTTCCACTGCCGTCCAGCTTATGCACAACGCATTTATTCATATCGACAACAAGTATGTCATTCCCGTTGATACACATACCACCGGGGTTAGAAAGCGTTCCGCTTGCAATAACTTTTTTAAAGTTACCGTCAGTGCTAAACACCTCTATCCTGTGGTTCAGCTGGTCAGACACATAAACGTTGCCGCTGCCATCCACTGCAATGCCGGACGGGCCGTTGAATTCGCCGTCGTCGCTGCCCTCTGTCCCTGCATTCAAAATCCAGTTCCCATCTTTGTCAAACTTTGCCCAGTAATTGTTGAAGAAATCCGCTACATAAAAATTACCATCGGCATCCACAGCTACATCAACAGGATACTGCAACATTCCTGGCCCTTTGCCAAGTTCGCCAAATGTAAACTGGTTTACAAAATTCTCATCAAACACATGCACTCTTCCATATGATGTATCGCAGATGACAAGCTCCCCGTTTTCTGTAAATGTCATACCCTGCATCGGATAAGAATAGTTACTCTTAAAATCATCTTCATAAGTGTTTGCAAGCTCAAGTGTCATTGCCCCAACGTATTCTTGCGGCATAACGCCGATCACTCCGACCTGATACACCTCTTTCACTCCTGCCTTTGCAGTCATCGGGGTAAAAGCAAACGTAGACAAAACAAAGGATAAAATAATTGCGAATATTACTATCTTTTTCATCACATTACCCCCTTATGGATAAATCTCGCCGAAATGCATAGCAAAAATTATCAAATCTTTCCCGTTAACGACACTGTCGCCGTTAAAGTCCGCCTGTGGGTTGTAATCTGGATCACCAGTTTCGTTTCCGAAACTCTTCGTAAACAGCTCGATATCTTTATTATCAACCGTATTATCACGGTTCAAATCCCATGGGTTTGGAGCTTCCGTAACAGTAAGAACCGTTGGAACAAATAGGGAAAGAATTTCTCCCTCAGTACCGCTCAGCAGTGCTTCCTTAAAACCGAGTTTAGACGTTCCAACACCTTTCCCTATCAAGTTAAACGAGATAAGCGTCCCTTCACCGGCTTTCGCAGTGCCTTCTTCCATCGATATCGTTATAAAAAGCTCTCCGGTAAAGTTGTCCAAACGGTAATCAAACACTGTCTCTCCTGAACCACTGAAGAACTCTCCTTCCGTGACGCTATCGGGATCAATACTCAATTTTGTAGCATCAAATGTTACAACGGTGCTAACGCTTGAAAGTTTATCAGAAACAGCAATATTCACGTTAGCTGCAACAGTATCCCCCTGCACAATGCTGTCTTTTTCAACACCTATTGTCACCATCGTGTCGGGAGCATTTACCACCATGAATTCGCCATTTACAACAGCTGCATCTTCAATGATAGGATCCTGCACATTGCCGTTTGACTCAACAGCAGCCACCTCCCATTTGTACGTACCTTCATCAAGGAAGTAACTCCCGGATATATCTCTGCCGTCCCACGAATATGTATAGTCACCGACAAGAAGCAGCGCTTTATTATATATTAGTCCGAGAAGGTTATCATCCATATCAAATATCCTTATCTGCATTTCGTCTATAATATTTGCATTTGTCGCTCTATCCTTCGGTTCAGGCGGTGGAATAATAGAACCGGTGCCGAGAGTAAAGTTAAAATCCATTGTGCTTACATTAGGAGTAATAGTATCGGTAGAGGTGGAAACATTGGTTAATGTCTCCGGTATTTCCACATCGCCATTCCACAAAACAAAAGGCACGTGCAATTTCGTATTCTCAGATTCAACATAAATAACCCCTTCATGTGAGCCATTTGAAAGCTTTGTCTGATCCACAGTAAATGTCACGTTGAATGTCGCCGTTTTTCCTACAGCAACAGTTAGCGATGTTTTGCTGACTGCTGCGGTAAGCCCTTCGGTTAAAACAGATGTAAGTTCCGAGGAAACTGAAAATGTTTCGGCACTTTCCGAAAGGTTTTGTACGGTGAACGTTACCGGTTTAATATTAGCCACTTTGGCAAGCAAATCATAAGGTTCAACAATTGCAGTAGTTGTTGCTGCAGCTGGAATGTTTATACGCCCTGCTCCCTGCAAAGTCCATGTGATAACCCTTCCAGTTTCAGGATTTTTAAGAAGCGTTGCAGTATTCATTAGTGCAGATTTAATCTGCTCGGAGTTCCAGGAAGGATGCATCTGCTTGACAAGGCAAATTGCGCCAGCAACAAACGGTGCTGCCATAGAAGTACCCTGCCAGCTTGCATATCTCCCGTCAGGCACAGAAGAGTTAATACCAACACCGGGCGCTGAAACTTCCGGCTTGAAATAAAAATCAGAAGTAGGACCCATAGAAGTGAAATCCGCCGCAGTCCCCAAGGAATCTGTCTCTCCAAATTTTATCTTTAATCCTTTATTAATTAAGCTCTTCAAGTACAATCCGTCGACTTCCGTGATAAAAATCGTCGGCAGAAACTCTTTATCTGCATCTTCCGGATTCACCACAAGTGCAGGCGAAACAATACCGGGAAGATTATTGTACAAAATAACGCCGACAGCACCAGCCACTTTTGCGTTAAGTACTTTATCCCTGAAATAAAGTGCATTTGGGCCAATAGGGCCGCGGCTGATAAGAGCTATCTTCCCCGTCAAGTCCAGCCCGTACACATCAGCTTTTGAACCAAAACCACAAACCACAACTTCATACTCTTCGACAGTAGGGAATTGGGGTGATACATCAGCGTAATCGCCCATAATGGTTTTTTCATAAGTCGAAGGAGCAGCAACAAATATAGAAGGATGGTGCGCATCATCAGATGCGGCAACTGCAATGACTTTTTGTGCTCCAGCAGGAGATCCCAATGGATACGGGGTAGATTTTGACCTTGCCCCCTGGTTTCCCGCAGAAATAGCAGCAAGCACTCCGCTGTCTGCCGCATTATCAAACGCCTTATTTTCAGGATCTTCAGGGTCTGCTGTTCCAAGTTTGCCAGAGCCGAACGAAAGGTTCACGGCATCACATTTGTCTTTTACCGCCTGCTCTACTGCGGCAATGATTGCTTCGGTAGATGCAGAATTGTTCCCGCCGGGAACAATTTTATACCCCATAAGGTTTGCACTAGGCGCAACACCTTTTACCTCACCGTCGCCTGCCGCAATGCCTGCAACGTGAGTACCGTGCCCTTGAACATCCATAGGGTCAGTATCGTCATCGCCAAAATCATACCCGCCAATCACCTTATACCCGGGCCCAAAACCACCGCCGAGGTCAGGATGGTTGTAATCAATGCCCGTATCAATGATGCCGATAAGCATACCGGTACCATCAACGGGGTTCCCTTTTTCATCAGTCATTTCCCACATATCAGTCGCACCAATAAGAGATGTTGCAACACTTCTCTCCACATAGTACGTATCAGTTGGGAAAATTTTCTTGATTCCTTTTATTTCCGCAAGTTTTCCAATATCCTCGCCTCTCACCTTTGCAGAAAATCCGTTGTACGTGTACTGGTAGCTGTAAATAAGCTCCGCATCTGAACAAATTTTCTTCATTTCATCAAACACGTCCTGCTGAGCCAACATCAATTTCTCAGCATAAGAAAGCGCGTTACGCCCACTGATACTGCTTAAAAGAAATGGCTGCCCTTGACTTGCAATCTGGTAAGGAACAACAGGAGTGTTCCACAGTTCTACAATAACTTTGATAGTGTTTGGGGTTTCTAATTCATTAGATGTAAATTCTTTTGACAGTTTAGCAGAAGTTGGGGGAGCTGAAGCCGAAACGGTTTTGGGAACAAATCCGACAGCAAGAACAAGAGAAAGTACTACAAACAAAACAATGATTTTTTTCTTCATCTTTCCTCCTTTCAAAAATGAAATTCAATTTTAATTATACCACCTCATTCAAAAAAATAAAATTGCAAGATGCAAGTAAAAAAATGGCAGGAATTCAAAAAACCCCTGCCACAGTTTTTTAAATTAAATTTTTATTTAAGGCGTGTAAGTGATTGTTATCGTTTTTGTTTCGTTCTCCCAGTCAACAGTTGCACCGAACGTTTCCATAATAAAGCGCAGCGGGACAAGCGTCCTTCCGTTTTGAATAATAGGCGGAGCGTCCAGCGTTTTCACATCGCTACTATCAATCAGAGCAATGGAAGACCCAATTTGCAGCTGTATCGTGTGTGTCTTATGCGTAATTGTAATAACCTTTAAATCGCCATTCCAATCCACAACGGCACCAAGTGCTTCCGAAATAAAGCGCAGCGGAACAAGCGTCCTCCCATTTTGAATAATAGGAGCAGTATCCAGTGTTTTCATCTCAGAGCCAACATACGCAATGTCACTCCCTATTTGAAGCGTTATAACTATTTCATTGACACGGCTTATCGTGATATTCTTCGTTATCTTATTCCCGGCAAGGTCTGCCGCTGTAATATAAAAATTGTTTTCACCATTATACAAATTAACTGTCATACTAAAAATGCTCCCATCAAAATCCATCGCTTTGCCGTTAAGTACAACGGTCCCTTCTTCATTTAACTTCAACCGGATATTAACCGTCTCTTCCGTTGTACTGTACTGTTCTTTATCAGGGAAAAGCGTTGTTATAACGGGTAGTTCCTCATCCAGGTATACGGTCCTCATTATAGAAACAGAATTACCGGCAATGTCTCTCGCATATATAGCAAGGGGAAATTTGTCCATTACATCTAACTCATGGGAAAAAGAAAGGTCGTTTTCAACAATCACAACAATACCGTTAATAGTCAGGTCACAGGGTTCACTAACCTTTCCAGACAAAACTGTATGTGTGTCATTCACATATATATTGCCACTGCCCTGGTCAAAGCTTACAGTAGGAGGCGTGTTGTCAACTATGAAATTTCTTTCCTGCACATCGCCTTCGTTTCCCGCTCCATCCTTTGCCTTGGCAAAAATCTTATGCTCTCCTTCCTGCACAACAATATCTTGCCCGTCATACAGAAGGAATTCACCGTCGTCCATCTTAAAATGAACTTCTCCGCCGTTGGGCGTCGAAAGATGGACATTCGGCTTGCTTTTATAAATACCGTTTTCTCCGTCAGGATTCGCAGGCGTCACAGTAAATTCAACAACAGGAAGCACCGTAATGGTCAGGATGTTACTCTCTATTTCAGCAGTTTCTTTTGAAGTAGATACTTTCAACACATAATCGCCAATTTCACCAGGATTTCTGATGCCAAAATCCACAGGTATCTTTACTTTCACCTCGCTGTTTGGCTCGATATTAAGTGGAACAGTTGCTACAACACTGTAAACATCGATAGATACATTATTTACCGGAATATCGTTAATAAATATTACCCCTTCGTTAGCAGTTTCAGGGAGTTCAAAAGCGTCTCCAAAATTTATTTTTACCCAGTCGTTTCCGTTAGTTAGCTCCCCCACAAGTCCTGTTGTAAAAGTGATATTAAACTCGTTCTTCGTTTCCGTGCCCGAGTACAAGGCATTCAGCACAACATTTCTGACAGAAGATTGGGTTATGGAAACGACAGCAGTTGCAATACCAAAATCGCTATCCGTGTATATTTTTATCGCGTAATCCCCGAAAGATACCGGATTTGCAATGTGAGCTTCATCGGATATCTCGATAACTACATTGGCATTGTTTCCTATATTCTCCGGTACGTGAATAATAACTTGTTCTCCATTCACTTCCGTATCGGCACTTTTGTCGTTAACTGTAACAAAAGAAGAATCAATTAATTCGCGAAGAGTAAAACCATCAGGAAAATTTATATAAATGCTTTTACCTTTTATCAAGGATCCAATAGGAGATGTGGTAAAATCAATGTGTATGGATGAATCCATTGTAATAACATCCGAGCCAAGGCTTATGTTGAGGTTTTGCGCCATAGGGGATGCAATATTAAAAGGCACTGACTCTACCCAATCGGGCTCAACATTGGTTGAAACCATAATTGTTTTACGTCCAGCCTGAATGGGATTGGAAATCCCAAATTCCTTCTCGAAAACCAATGTAACTGGATAATTTGCAGGGATATCAATGGGAGCAAAAACACGAATTACATAAGGGGTTTCTGTGTCTCGATATACAGCAGAAACTTGTTGTCCGTTAATCAGAATGTATGTTTTATGAAGAAAATTTGGAAACATTGTACCTTCGGGAAATTTGACCCTAATATCTTCATTGCTCCTTAAAGTCCCCCTTATACCTGTTGCAAAACTCACCGTATACCCTGCTTCCATTCCCTTAACAGCAGGATCTACTATCACAGTTACACCTTGCACTACAGATGAAGTAATTCTGTAAGTATATGAAAGAACTACTTCAACTTCAACTCCAAGATAATTTACCAAAACTACCCTTACTTTATAACACACTGCAGGAATTGTAGGATTCACAATTCCTGCTTCTTTTTTAAATAAAATTTCTACTTTGTCACCTGTATTTATGTATTGAGAAAGGGAGAGAATTGCCTCCATTGAGGAATCTCCTTCAGCTTTCTTAAACTGGACTCCAAGCACTGGAATATTATTCACAAGGACGCTTTCAAAAGGAGCACTCGGACTTCTAAAACCCGTATCTGCCCTAAAATAAATTTTAAGTGTCTTCACTTTGTCATATTCGGAATAGCTTCCGTAAATCCGATATTCGCCAACAGACCCTGCATTATTGGGAGCAACCTCAACATTAAAAGGAGGCGCAACAGTAATTGCATGAGAATTTAATGGAAATATCGAAAAAGCAAATAAAAATATTAAAATTATTAGATAAAACCTTCTAAAAAATTTCATACAAGTATCCCCTTTATGGTTTTGGATAAATAATCGTAATGGTCTTCGTCGCGTCATCCCAGACGACTTCCGCTCCAAGTGCTTCCGAAATAAAACGGACAGGAACCATTGTCCTACCGTTATCAATAATAGGGGCTGTATTTATCGCAATTTTTTTATCATTCACCGAGGCGAAGTTCTTCCCTATTTGCAATCTTATCGTATCATTTCCAAGCTCGATGTCAATAATCTGGAAAACAGGATCCCACGTAATCTCCGCGCCAAGTGCTTCTGAAATAAAACGGACAGGCACCATTGTCCTCCCATTTTTGATAATCGGCGGGGCATCCAGCGAAACAGTATCAGCATTAATCATCGCAACTACATTTTTTACCTGAAGTTTTATAATCGTCGTTTTTATATACTTAATGTTAATATTTTTTGTAGCAGCATTGCCTGCCGCATCTTTTGCAATCACTTGAATAATCGATGCTTCGCCTTCGCTGATTTCGTAAAGCCCGTACAAAAATCCGCCATTTGCATCAACTGTTGCTTCATTACCATTCACGGTCACAGTCGCGCCCGGCTCGGTTGTTCCTCTCACTATAACTGGCAATTTGTGAAACTCCTGGAAAGAAACGGGGCTTATCACAGTCAGCGTAGGCGGTGTTGTATCAAGAGAAACGTGTAGTACTTTTTGGGTACTGTTTCCTGCAAAATCCGTTGCGACAATTGTCATAACAGCGCTGCTTCCACTTATTGTTATTATTGTGCTAAAATGCCCTGCTGCATCAACAGAAACAGGCAGCCCGTCAACTTTTACGGTGGTACCAATTTCTACAGCCCCGGACACCACGACATCTTTACTGCTTAAAGTTGCATTATCCGCAGGGGACGTAATAACAAGCTGGGGAGGCACAATGTCAACCATAAACTGTCTGGATTTAATTCCTTCCTGCCTTCCTTGATGGTCAACAGCATAATAAAATAAAGTATGAAACCCTTCCGGCACAGTAATTGTCTGCCCGCTATACACTGCAGGACTGTTATTGTCAAAGTAGAAATATATAAACGGGTTTGGATCAGCAATACTTGAGGTAGTAAGTGTCACTGTCGGCTGCGTTTTATAATACCCGTTAAGCCCGTCAGGGCTCGCTGGTATCGCAGTTAATTGTGTCGCAGGCGTAATATAAATTACATAAGCAGTCGAAGCAACCGAATAAGTTTCTTTAGTAGTATTTACATTCAATACATAAGAAGCAGCCGCTGCAGGATTTACAATGCCTGCATTTTCAAAAATTACCACGGTAATTATAGAATTTGCAGGAATATTTATCGGTACAGTAATCGTAACTGTTCTCACGCTAACTGTTACATATGTTGCAGTAACACCATTCACCGTCACGTCATATTTTTGAATTACTTGAGGCACTGTAGTCCCCACGGGAAAAATAATATTTATCTTGTCAACTCCAGCGACAAATGCTCCGCTTTCTCCAGTAGTAAACGAAATTGTATAGACAGAGACCTGTCCCGCGCTTGCCGAAGAAATCTGAACAGTTGGTTGCCCTATCTGAGAAGTAGTTATAGTAAAATTTGTGCTTACACGAGTAGCATCCGATGAAGTATAGATAGAAATACTGTATATCCCTGCTGCCCCCGGATTTTTAATTCCAAAACCGGGAGCAATAATTACGGTAATCTGCGAATTTGCAGATGTATTTACAGGAGTTGTAATAATAAGTTTATTGCCAGAAATTGTTACATTAACACAAGCATTATCATTTACAGTAATTGCACCTGGGATTACCAATGTAGGAAGCGTCACTTCGTCAGGAAATACAATATTAATTTTACTAGAATTTGCAGTTAGATTACCGGTTGCAGAGGTACTAAAAACTACTTTGTATTCAGCCATAGTTGACTGCGAAGGAGGTGCAACAGTTGCTGTTACATTTGAAATAATCGTTCCCGTAATGTGGTAAGGATTAGAAATTGCAAGTCCTGTATCCTTACTTGTCAAAACTTGAAGATTATAGTTGCCAGGTTGCTCAGGATTCTTAATACCAAATGTTTTCAAAAACTCTACAGTACATGATCCACCTGGTGGAACAAAACCCAAATCCGGTACATACACTCTTACCCTTAAGCCGTTTATTTCAATAGCATCACAATTAAGATATCTCAAAAGCACTTTTGACGGGTCAGGATTTGAAGGAAATACTGTCCCTGTAGGGAAATAAACATCCACATAATCAACACCGCCAATAAGTGCTCCGTCACTAGAGACGTTGAACACTATTGAATAATCTGCTATTTCCCCTGAATCCATTGGTGAAACATAGACAATCAATCCAGCAACAGGATTTCCGCCACCTCCGCTTATTACAATAAGAAAAGATTCAGAAGTAACAGGAGTAGGTTCAGCAGTAGTCCATATTTTTATACTGTACACACCGTAAACAGGGTTTACAATACCTGCAGAAGAAGAAAAAGTTATAAAAACTTTTTGTGTAACCAAAATGCTGTCTGTAAGAGTCAACTTGATAGTATTATTAACGCCAACTAAAATGACGGATGGATGCGAAGAAAATAAACCCCCATCACTAATGGTAACATAATTGGGATTTATCGTAGCAGGCAAATCATATTCAGACGGGAACTGCACATAAATGTTATGCTCACCAGCATCATTAGTGTTTATCGCAACTCCCACGCGCATTTCAATTTTATACTCTGCCTGTGTATTTTCGGTAAGCGGCGTTATCGTAACTTCATTAATCGTAACATTAGCAGAAACAGGTTGGGAGGAAACCGTCGAAAATATGGTAAAAAGAAAAACAAATGAAAGCAAATAAATTAAAATCTTTTTCATGCTATATATACCTCCTGAGGTTTTAATTTTTCTATAAGTATATAATAATTTTGATAAAATACAAATACTGCGGCTGCTTTTTTGAGTGGGTCATTGCACTCTTTTCCTATCACATTATTGTATTGCTTTTGTCTTTACGCTCTTTTTTCTTGTCATTGCGAACCTGCGTAAGCAGGTGAAGCAATCCCCTCCTTAACAACAAACAATTGTTTTCAAAGAAATAAAAAAGAGGAATTTTACTATGAGACTGCTTCGTCATTATATTCCTCGCAGAGACAAAGGAGAAGTCATTGCACTTTTTCTTGTCATTGCGCGGAGCGGAGCGACAAAGCAATCTCCTCCTTAACAACAAAACATTATTTTATATTTCTTCGTATAAATCATTCCATTCTTTATTAGTGCTGTTGATTAAATCTACTTTCTTCTTTCTGGAACCGGCTTTTAGTTGTTTTTCTCTCGAGATTTCATTATAAGCATCCTCAAACACTTCATAATACACAAGCTTGTTAATATTATATTTTTTTGTAAATCCTTTTACTAATTTGTTTTTATGCTCATATGCTCTTCTTTTCAAATCATTTGTTACTCCTACATAAAACACAGTGCCATACTTATTAGTCATTATATACACATAAAATTGTTTATCCATTCCGTTATCCTCTTTTATTGCATTATAAATAATGTGACAATAAAAAAGAAATTTTACTATGAGACTGCTTCGTCATTATATTCCTCGCAGAGACAAAGAGGAATTAAAAAAGCCCCCGCAGAAGCGGGGGCTTAATAATACTTTATTAAGAACTAACTATGGTTGAACGAGAGTAATAGTAACTATTCTAAGTGCTGGATCCCATCCAACTTCTGCGCCAAGTCCTTCACTAATTAAGCGAGCAGGGACCATTGTTGCGGCAAATTCTCCGTCGCCGTACGGTTTAAGGTATGGCGGGAATATCGCTACTACATTCCCGTTAACTACTGCAGAAACATTACCTATCTGAAGTCCAACGGTGTTGTCGTTAAGTACAAGAGTAATACCCTTGGTCTCAGCAATCCATGTAACTTCTGCGCCAAGTGCTTCAGCAATTGCTCTGAGAGGAAGATAGGTGTGGCCCTCTTTAATCTCTGCCACTGCATCAAGCTGTGCTATCTGTCCGTTAACTGTCATAATATCAGAACCAATCTGGACTTTAACAACAGTCACAGTCGGTACTGAGTACTCAACAGTAAGCTCAACTTCGCCTTTGTTGCCTGCAGCGTCAAATGCAACTACTTTAATTACATTTTCGCCTTCGGCAAGTGAGCAAACAGCACTGAATGCGCCATCTGGTGCAAAGTCAACTTTCATCGCGCCGATGTAAAGTGATACAACACCGACATTGTCTTCTACTGTACCGCTAATTTTTACCGTTCCTTCGACAACTTCGCCCGCATCTGCAGTAACTACAGGTGCTTCGATGTCAAGAACAGGTTCCTGGTACACTGAGATGATTTCCAGATTTCCGCTAGTAGGAACGTAAGGAAGATTCCAGTCTTCTCCTATTCCCCATCCGCACGGAAGTTCTAAACATAATCCACCAGCAAATGTAAGACCTACCGAATATTTTCCTGACTGCAGTGGATTAAATGCCCAATCCATCTCACCATCATTATTTGTTACAGCGGGTGCTATAGAAGAGTAACCACTTCCAGCTACTCCCGATGTAAGTGCAGTCGCACTTACATTAGGCACGCCATGTCCGTGTGCATCTTTTACACTTAAAGTAACATGAGTTGTTGTTGGGGGAATTGTAAACGGTACTTCGGTCGGGTCTACTGCTGCAGTTCCGGGAACAAGTGTAAATGTATCAACATAGAGCCATGTCCAGTCATAAACTTCAAAGAAAATCATAAATGCTGGATCTTCTGTAGTATTAGGATTGCCAAAGCCAGTTACTGCAATCGGTGAGGGCTGTGTGCAACCCGATGGAACTCCAAAACAAACATCAGATGTTGGGAATCTGCAACCATTTTTTGCTGCATATCTGACTAAAGTCCAGTTAGTATCTGTTGTAAAGTCGTGAATTCCTCTTGGGTCTGTTGCAGCTACATAGATGTATTCTGTAAGTCCTTCGGTGATAATACCGTCATTGTCAATTATAGTTCCATCAGAAAGGCCGATCTGTACTGTAAATTCTGGCATTAAAACTGGAATTTCAATTGTAACAACTTCTTTCGCTGTACAATCATAGTAATAGGATGTACCAACGATCTTAAATGTGCCTTCATCATCAAGAGGATAATTAAAAGCAAATCTATAACCTGTATCGGTTGTTGAAGGCGTTACAGAAAGACCATATTGTACCCAGGTATGGCAATAAGCTTGTGAGTCAATTAAAGTATCATTAAAGTAGAACTTCCATGAAACTGAACTCCAGTAAGGACTTCCAGCGTCAACTGAGAACCCTGGATCTGTAATATCAATTATCGGGAGTACGCCTGCAAGCATTTCGTCAGGGTCAACTTCACCTTCGAGAACTGTAGAAGTTGCAGTAAGAGCTGTACTAGTTGGTGTTACATTAATAGGATACAAATCTTCAGCAATCATTGGATAAGTA harbors:
- a CDS encoding GIY-YIG nuclease family protein; translation: MDKQFYVYIMTNKYGTVFYVGVTNDLKRRAYEHKNKLVKGFTKKYNINKLVYYEVFEDAYNEISREKQLKAGSRKKKVDLINSTNKEWNDLYEEI
- a CDS encoding stalk domain-containing protein, translated to MKFFRRFYLIILIFLFAFSIFPLNSHAITVAPPFNVEVAPNNAGSVGEYRIYGSYSEYDKVKTLKIYFRADTGFRSPSAPFESVLVNNIPVLGVQFKKAEGDSSMEAILSLSQYINTGDKVEILFKKEAGIVNPTIPAVCYKVRVVLVNYLGVEVEVVLSYTYRITSSVVQGVTVIVDPAVKGMEAGYTVSFATGIRGTLRSNEDIRVKFPEGTMFPNFLHKTYILINGQQVSAVYRDTETPYVIRVFAPIDIPANYPVTLVFEKEFGISNPIQAGRKTIMVSTNVEPDWVESVPFNIASPMAQNLNISLGSDVITMDSSIHIDFTTSPIGSLIKGKSIYINFPDGFTLRELIDSSFVTVNDKSADTEVNGEQVIIHVPENIGNNANVVIEISDEAHIANPVSFGDYAIKIYTDSDFGIATAVVSITQSSVRNVVLNALYSGTETKNEFNITFTTGLVGELTNGNDWVKINFGDAFELPETANEGVIFINDIPVNNVSIDVYSVVATVPLNIEPNSEVKVKIPVDFGIRNPGEIGDYVLKVSTSKETAEIESNILTITVLPVVEFTVTPANPDGENGIYKSKPNVHLSTPNGGEVHFKMDDGEFLLYDGQDIVVQEGEHKIFAKAKDGAGNEGDVQERNFIVDNTPPTVSFDQGSGNIYVNDTHTVLSGKVSEPCDLTINGIVVIVENDLSFSHELDVMDKFPLAIYARDIAGNSVSIMRTVYLDEELPVITTLFPDKEQYSTTEETVNIRLKLNEEGTVVLNGKAMDFDGSIFSMTVNLYNGENNFYITAADLAGNKITKNITISRVNEIVITLQIGSDIAYVGSEMKTLDTAPIIQNGRTLVPLRFISEALGAVVDWNGDLKVITITHKTHTIQLQIGSSIALIDSSDVKTLDAPPIIQNGRTLVPLRFIMETFGATVDWENETKTITITYTP
- a CDS encoding S8 family serine peptidase, translating into MKKKIIVLFVVLSLVLAVGFVPKTVSASAPPTSAKLSKEFTSNELETPNTIKVIVELWNTPVVPYQIASQGQPFLLSSISGRNALSYAEKLMLAQQDVFDEMKKICSDAELIYSYQYTYNGFSAKVRGEDIGKLAEIKGIKKIFPTDTYYVERSVATSLIGATDMWEMTDEKGNPVDGTGMLIGIIDTGIDYNHPDLGGGFGPGYKVIGGYDFGDDDTDPMDVQGHGTHVAGIAAGDGEVKGVAPSANLMGYKIVPGGNNSASTEAIIAAVEQAVKDKCDAVNLSFGSGKLGTADPEDPENKAFDNAADSGVLAAISAGNQGARSKSTPYPLGSPAGAQKVIAVAASDDAHHPSIFVAAPSTYEKTIMGDYADVSPQFPTVEEYEVVVCGFGSKADVYGLDLTGKIALISRGPIGPNALYFRDKVLNAKVAGAVGVILYNNLPGIVSPALVVNPEDADKEFLPTIFITEVDGLYLKSLINKGLKIKFGETDSLGTAADFTSMGPTSDFYFKPEVSAPGVGINSSVPDGRYASWQGTSMAAPFVAGAICLVKQMHPSWNSEQIKSALMNTATLLKNPETGRVITWTLQGAGRINIPAAATTTAIVEPYDLLAKVANIKPVTFTVQNLSESAETFSVSSELTSVLTEGLTAAVSKTSLTVAVGKTATFNVTFTVDQTKLSNGSHEGVIYVESENTKLHVPFVLWNGDVEIPETLTNVSTSTDTITPNVSTMDFNFTLGTGSIIPPPEPKDRATNANIIDEMQIRIFDMDDNLLGLIYNKALLLVGDYTYSWDGRDISGSYFLDEGTYKWEVAAVESNGNVQDPIIEDAAVVNGEFMVVNAPDTMVTIGVEKDSIVQGDTVAANVNIAVSDKLSSVSTVVTFDATKLSIDPDSVTEGEFFSGSGETVFDYRLDNFTGELFITISMEEGTAKAGEGTLISFNLIGKGVGTSKLGFKEALLSGTEGEILSLFVPTVLTVTEAPNPWDLNRDNTVDNKDIELFTKSFGNETGDPDYNPQADFNGDSVVNGKDLIIFAMHFGEIYP
- a CDS encoding stalk domain-containing protein, with product MKKILIYLLSFVFLFTIFSTVSSQPVSANVTINEVTITPLTENTQAEYKIEMRVGVAINTNDAGEHNIYVQFPSEYDLPATINPNYVTISDGGLFSSHPSVILVGVNNTIKLTLTDSILVTQKVFITFSSSAGIVNPVYGVYSIKIWTTAEPTPVTSESFLIVISGGGGNPVAGLIVYVSPMDSGEIADYSIVFNVSSDGALIGGVDYVDVYFPTGTVFPSNPDPSKVLLRYLNCDAIEINGLRVRVYVPDLGFVPPGGSCTVEFLKTFGIKNPEQPGNYNLQVLTSKDTGLAISNPYHITGTIISNVTATVAPPSQSTMAEYKVVFSTSATGNLTANSSKINIVFPDEVTLPTLVIPGAITVNDNACVNVTISGNKLIITTPVNTSANSQITVIIAPGFGIKNPGAAGIYSISIYTSSDATRVSTNFTITTSQIGQPTVQISSASAGQVSVYTISFTTGESGAFVAGVDKINIIFPVGTTVPQVIQKYDVTVNGVTATYVTVSVRTVTITVPINIPANSIITVVIFENAGIVNPAAAASYVLNVNTTKETYSVASTAYVIYITPATQLTAIPASPDGLNGYYKTQPTVTLTTSSIADPNPFIYFYFDNNSPAVYSGQTITVPEGFHTLFYYAVDHQGRQEGIKSRQFMVDIVPPQLVITSPADNATLSSKDVVVSGAVEIGTTVKVDGLPVSVDAAGHFSTIITISGSSAVMTIVATDFAGNSTQKVLHVSLDTTPPTLTVISPVSFQEFHKLPVIVRGTTEPGATVTVNGNEATVDANGGFLYGLYEISEGEASIIQVIAKDAAGNAATKNINIKYIKTTIIKLQVKNVVAMINADTVSLDAPPIIKNGRTMVPVRFISEALGAEITWDPVFQIIDIELGNDTIRLQIGKNFASVNDKKIAINTAPIIDNGRTMVPVRFISEALGAEVVWDDATKTITIIYPKP